Proteins co-encoded in one Arachis hypogaea cultivar Tifrunner chromosome 11, arahy.Tifrunner.gnm2.J5K5, whole genome shotgun sequence genomic window:
- the LOC140176187 gene encoding uncharacterized protein yields the protein MIAKDLLERLAWQGLLDKYIKGRKHKEGNKDREERHQAPGHKEDNKWSNNAPPKSIINCISGRFARGGETTSARKRSYHAMLAFEGTTPQNTKSAPDLNITFSQEDICSAAPNLDDPVVISIQTGELLVRKVILDSGSSADVLFYSTFLKMKLSEKLMQPSSGELVGFSGERVPIKGYIWLKTMMGEGSLSRTIDMQYLVVDCPSPYNIILGRPALNMFRAVVSTFYLCVKFQAQDGRIATLHSNRQQARQCYNASLKRSIARHEFQQEVKAIHSTNEVLSLAELDPREDTQERPQPADELMKVPLTSKPEHVTYISQALQGKERSELIKVLQDNADLFAWTPVDMPGIDPNIICHKLATDRTSRPIAQKKRNLGAEKSKATLEETGKLLKANFIREIRFTTWLLNVVMSNAIWPKECRRNLPTTDGQSFPPSNRSEHGIYVDDMVAKTTREKSHCDDLKEVFEQIRANNMRLNPEKCAFGVQGGKFLGFMLTSRGIEANPEKCEAILNMASLKTIKEVQQLAGKVAALSRFLPTASSRSYHFFQTISKNKRFPWTKECEKAFTELKTILSSPPVLQRPEVGKPLYLYISVSNYSIRSALVIETGKTQQPVYFVSRVMQSTEQKYLRIEQLALALVITARRLRHYFQSHTIIVRTNQPLRQILTKPELAGRLIKWSIELSEFDIQFQPRSALKAQILADFVSELTQDEHNKFWELHVDGASSRGGSGAGIILKEGDKVVAEQSLQFHFPESNNQAEYEALIAGLKLALNFQAKSLTAHCDSLLVVQQIRGEFQVKDPLLERYWLIAKDLISKFSSFIILHVYREKNVRADILSKLAATRADTQTSALSQLTLKKPSIELLSITSINHLRDWRTHFLEYINAGIIPRHELNPQHFR from the exons ATGATAGCTAAAGATCTACTAGAAAGACTAGCTTGGCAAGGCCTCCTCGACAAATACATCAAAGGGAGAAAGCACAAAGAGGGTAACAAGGACCGAGAAGAGCGTCATCAAGCTCCGGGGCATAAGGAGGACAACAAATGGTCGAACAACGCTCCACCCAAAAGcatcataaactgcatatccgGAAGATTCGCCAGGGGAGGCGAGACAACGTCGGCGCGAAAACGAAGCTACCACGCAATGTTGGCATTCGAAGGTACAACACCACAAAACACCAAAAGTGCGCCCGACCTCAATATCACTTTTAGCCAGGAAGATATATGCTCGGCGGCACCAAACCTGGATGACCCAGTGGTAATTTCCATCCAAACAGGCGAATTACTGGTAAGAAAAGTCATTTTGGACTCAGGTAGCAGTGCAGATGTTCTTTTTTACTCTACTTTCCTAAAAATGAAATTATCAGAAAAACTCATGCAACCTTCATCTGGAGAACTGGTAGGATTCTCTGGAGAAAGGGTCCCAATTAAAGGATACATATGGTTAAAGACAATGATGGGAGAGGGCTCATTGTCACGAACCATTGATATGCAATATCTGGTAGTTGACTGCCCAAGCCCTTACAATATCATTCTCGGAAGACCTGCTCTGAACATGTTCAGGGCAGTAGTATCCACTTTTTATCTATGTGTTAAATTTCAGGCACAGGACGGTAGAATAGCTACACTCCACTCAAATCGCCAACAAGCTCGGCAGTGCTATAACGCAAGCCTGAAAAGGTCGATCGCAAGACATGAGTTCCAACAAGAGGTCAAAGCAATTCATAGCACAAACGAGGTATTGTCCCTAGCAGAGCTTGACCCCAGAGAAGACACCCAAGAAAGACCTCAGCCAGCGGACGAGCTCATGAAGGTCCCGCTGACGTCGAAACCGGAGCATGTCACATACATCAGTCAGGCACTACAAGGAAAAGAAAGATCGGAGCTCATAAAAGTACTACAAGACAATGCTGACTTATTTGCCTGGACCCCAGTAGACATGCCAGGTATAGACCCAAACATCATCTGCCACAAGCTCGCCACGGACAGAACCAGCCGACCCATAGCTCAAAAGAAAAGGAATCTTGGAGCCGAAAAGTCAAAGGCAACCCTAGAAGAAACTGGAAAACTTCTTAAAGCTAATTTCATCAGAGAAATTAGATTCACCACATGGCTCTTGaacgtggtaatg agtaatgccatttggcctaaagAATGCAGGCGCAACCTACCAACGACTGATGGACAAAGTTTTCCGCCATCAAATAGGTCGGAACATGGAATCTATGTGGACGATATGGTCGCCAAAACTACACGGGAAAAATCACACTGCGATGACCTCAAGGAGGTATTCGAACAAATCCGAGCAaacaacatgagactcaaccccGAGAAATGTGCCTTCGGGGTACAAGGAGGCAAATTCCTTGGATTCATGTTGACCTcacgaggaattgaagcaaaccctgaGAAATGTGAGGCAATACTTAACATGGCGAGCCTTAAAACAataaaagaagtacaacaactagCAGGAAAGGTAGCGGCACTATCTCGGTTCTTGCCAACAGCATCAAGCCGATCATATCATTTCTTCCAAACAATATCAAAGAATAAAAGGTTTCCATGGACAAAAGAATGCGAGAAAGCGTTCACCGAACTCAAAACCATTCTATCATCACCACCCGTGCTGCAAAGACCGGAAGTCGGTAAACCTTTATACTTATACATATCTGTTTCTAATTATTCTATAAGATCAGCTCTGGTCATTGAGACAGGAAAAACACAACAACCGGTGTACTTCGTCAGTAGAGTCATGCAATCAACGGAACAAAAATATCTGAGGATAGAACAGCTAGCTTTAGCACTCGTGATAACGGCAAGAAGACTAAGGCATTATTTCCAAAGTCACACAATAATAGTAAGGACAAACCAACCACTAAGACAAATACTAACAAAACCAGAACTGGCCGGACGTCTGATCAAGTGGTCCATCGAGCTCTCGGAATTCGATATCCAATTTCAACCAAGATCGGCATTAAAAGCACAGATCCTTGCAGACTTCGTCTCAGAACTAACCCAGGACGAGCACAATAAATTTTGGGAATTACACGTCGACGGGGCGTCCAGCCGAGGAGGAAGCGGAGCTGGGATAATCCTTAAAGAAGGGGACAAAGTGGTGGCCGAGCAATCCCTCCAGTTCCACTTCCCGGAAAGCAACAATCAGGCCGAATATGAGGCCCTCATAGCGGGACTTAAGCTCGCCCTAAATTTCCAAGCAAAAAGCCTGACAGCACACTGTGATTCCCTCTTAGTGGTGCAACAAATCCGAGGAGAATTTCAGGTAAAAGATCCCTTGCTAGAGCGATACTGGCTCATAGCAAAGGATCTCATCTCAAAGTTCAGCTCATTTATTATTCTACATGTATATAGAGAAAAGAATGTTAGAGCAGACATATTATCCAAACTTGCCGCCACAAGGGCGGACACACAAACATCGGCATTATCACAACTAACACTTAAAAAACCCAGCATTGAACTATTATCTATAACAAGCATTAACCACCTCCGAGACTGGAGAACACATTTCCTTGAGTACATCAATGCAGGTATCATTCCCAGACACGAGCTCAACCCGCAACACTTCAGATGA
- the LOC140176188 gene encoding uncharacterized protein, giving the protein MDEVHEGVCGNHIGGQALAAKIVQTGYYWPTMKRDCITKVKTCDKCQKHAAISTKPAEALHSMEAEAADRVILQAIKKKLDNAKGEWAELIPEVLWSYNTTIQTTMGETPFKLVYGSEALIPVEVGVPTLRADLYDEQHNINARNAELDLTEEDREIATIKQRAQKQLAERRHNKKVMPRAFEEGDLVLRRTEEAR; this is encoded by the exons ATGGACGAAGTCCATGAGGGAGTTTGTGGGAACCACATCGGAGGTCAGGCCCTCGCCGCAAAGATCGTCCAAACAGGATATTATTGGCCGACCATGAAAAGAGATTGCATAACAAAGGTCAAGACATGTGACAAATGTCAAAAGCATGCAGCCATCTCTACAAAACCGGCCGAAGCATTGCACAGCATGGAG gccgaagctgcAGACCGAGTTATATTGCAGGCAATAAAGAAAAAGCTCGATAATGCAAAAGGGGAATGGGCGGAGCTAATACCAGAAGTATTATGGAGTTACAACACCACAATACAAACAACAATGGGCGAAACACCCTTCAAGCTAGTCTATGGGTCGGAAGCTTTAATCCCGGTAGAGGTCGGAGTCCCCACACTAAGAGCCGACCTATATGACGAACAACACAATATAAATGCAAGAAATGCCGAGCTTGATCTCACAGAAGAGGACCGAGAAATTGCCACCATTAAACAAAGAGCTCAGAAACAACTGGCAGAAAGAAGGCACAATAAAAAAGTGATGCCAAGGGCATTCGAGGAGGGCGACTTAGTCCTCAGACGAACAGAAGAAGCCAGATGA